Proteins encoded within one genomic window of Phototrophicus methaneseepsis:
- a CDS encoding histidine phosphatase family protein → MKVKRVMFIRPGETDWNRSNRWQGQVEIPLNEHGRQQAERLAMFIQPLGIQTIYSSDLCRAKDTAEILASTLQTHVMFDKRLRERHMGEWQGLTLQDIKSWYPDQYTNLRENPFTYQIEGGESRQQVMSRVRACFTDIMARSSSETIGIVSHTTAIMTILYDLVPDSNPFDMEFSNISVTTVVCDENDNWQLSQLNDVSHLDGMPTLTLGGVTDYDM, encoded by the coding sequence ATGAAAGTAAAGCGTGTGATGTTTATCCGTCCTGGTGAGACGGATTGGAACCGATCAAATCGATGGCAAGGCCAGGTAGAAATCCCTTTGAATGAACATGGCCGCCAACAAGCAGAGCGTCTGGCAATGTTTATCCAGCCATTGGGCATCCAGACAATCTATAGTAGCGATCTGTGCCGAGCCAAGGATACTGCGGAAATTTTGGCCAGTACCTTGCAGACGCACGTCATGTTCGACAAACGGCTGCGTGAACGTCATATGGGTGAGTGGCAGGGCCTGACGTTACAGGACATCAAGTCCTGGTATCCGGATCAGTATACGAACCTGCGAGAGAATCCCTTTACTTATCAGATTGAAGGTGGGGAATCTCGCCAGCAGGTGATGAGCCGTGTCCGGGCTTGCTTTACGGATATTATGGCGCGCAGCAGCAGTGAGACGATTGGGATTGTCTCTCATACAACAGCCATTATGACGATTTTGTACGACCTGGTGCCGGATAGTAATCCGTTCGATATGGAATTTTCCAATATTTCCGTCACCACAGTGGTATGTGATGAAAACGATAATTGGCAACTTAGCCAGTTAAACGATGTCTCTCATCTGGATGGTATGCCGACGCTCACCCTGGGTGGCGTCACAGATTATGATATGTAA
- a CDS encoding anthranilate synthase component II, translated as MILVIDNYDSFTYNIVQLIGELGAEIEVVRNDQITVEGVRTMAPDQIIISPGPGYPSDSGVSRDVILELGPSVPVLGVCLGHQCIGEVYGGIVTHAQSLMHGKTSMVYHKHDDLFTGVPSPFEATRYHSLVVKEETLPDSLEITAFTEDGEIMGLRHKEYPVMGVQFHPESILTGFGKRILQNFLQFEVTAVRG; from the coding sequence ATGATTCTGGTCATTGATAACTACGATAGCTTTACATACAACATCGTGCAATTAATAGGTGAACTGGGTGCAGAAATTGAAGTTGTACGCAATGATCAGATCACTGTGGAAGGGGTGCGCACGATGGCACCTGATCAAATTATCATCTCGCCAGGGCCTGGTTATCCGTCGGATTCTGGTGTTTCTCGGGATGTGATCCTTGAACTTGGGCCAAGCGTGCCTGTATTGGGCGTTTGCCTGGGGCATCAATGCATTGGCGAGGTTTATGGTGGCATTGTCACCCATGCGCAGAGCCTGATGCACGGCAAAACCAGCATGGTCTATCACAAGCATGATGACCTGTTTACAGGCGTGCCAAGCCCTTTTGAGGCGACACGCTATCACAGCCTCGTCGTCAAGGAAGAGACGTTGCCGGATTCGCTAGAGATCACCGCTTTTACAGAAGATGGCGAGATTATGGGTTTGCGGCACAAGGAATATCCTGTCATGGGTGTGCAATTCCACCCAGAAAGTATCCTGACGGGATTTGGTAAACGTATTTTGCAGAATTTTCTACAGTTTGAAGTGACAGCAGTGAGAGGTTAA
- a CDS encoding tryptophan--tRNA ligase, protein MAAPATEAPKTETKKISLTGIKPSGTPHVGNYLGAIKPALKLAETFQAYYFIADYHALTTVTDPDLMHQYVYEIIATWLAMGLDPDEVVFYRQSDIPEIFELTWILSCYTAKGLLNRAHAYKAKVDANREEDRDEDAGVSAGLFNYPVLMASDILMFNTNYVPVGQDQKQHIEIARDIAASFNNNYGQEVLVLPEAYIMDDVATVPGIDGRKMSKSYGNVVPLFAPPKQLRKQIMRIVTNSQQPEEPKDPDADNIYNIYKHFASPEDLARVRQTYLEGGLAYGKMKQELFELLEATFGEARSQYDEYMNDKAELDRIMTRGAEKARAISVPMIEKMRKTVGIR, encoded by the coding sequence ATGGCGGCTCCAGCCACAGAAGCACCAAAAACAGAGACAAAAAAGATCTCGTTAACAGGTATTAAGCCCAGCGGTACACCTCATGTCGGGAACTACCTGGGCGCGATCAAGCCAGCGCTGAAGCTGGCAGAAACATTCCAGGCGTATTATTTCATTGCGGATTACCACGCGTTGACGACCGTGACAGATCCAGATTTGATGCATCAGTACGTCTATGAGATTATCGCGACCTGGTTGGCGATGGGCCTGGACCCGGATGAGGTCGTGTTCTATCGGCAGTCCGATATTCCAGAAATTTTCGAGCTCACCTGGATTTTGAGCTGCTACACGGCGAAGGGTTTGCTGAACCGCGCCCATGCTTACAAAGCCAAGGTCGATGCCAACCGGGAAGAAGATCGCGACGAAGACGCAGGTGTGAGCGCGGGTTTGTTCAACTATCCTGTGCTGATGGCGTCTGACATCTTGATGTTTAACACGAATTATGTGCCTGTAGGCCAGGATCAGAAGCAACATATTGAAATTGCCCGCGACATCGCTGCATCTTTCAATAATAATTACGGCCAAGAGGTCCTGGTCTTGCCGGAAGCCTATATTATGGACGATGTGGCGACGGTCCCAGGCATTGATGGTCGCAAGATGAGTAAGAGCTACGGCAATGTGGTGCCTCTGTTTGCGCCGCCTAAGCAACTACGTAAACAGATCATGCGCATTGTGACCAACAGCCAGCAACCTGAAGAGCCGAAAGACCCGGATGCAGATAATATCTACAACATCTATAAGCACTTTGCATCGCCAGAAGACTTGGCACGGGTGCGCCAGACTTACCTGGAAGGTGGCCTGGCTTACGGCAAGATGAAGCAAGAATTATTCGAACTCCTGGAAGCGACCTTTGGCGAGGCACGCAGCCAGTACGACGAATACATGAACGACAAAGCTGAACTGGACCGCATTATGACGCGCGGGGCGGAAAAAGCACGGGCGATTTCCGTACCGATGATTGAAAAGATGCGTAAAACTGTCGGTATTCGGTAG
- a CDS encoding HNH endonuclease has translation MTDSTGYWAASHYTFYWKLTPSQRQALTERQPLLYVAGNQLERVQPGDVLWMVNVYLGNLYLVGKLLVEFVVDNTELAMELVDPETDEWYDADWYAIANRYNTEPMREVDITPLAGGLRFESDAYQLDLEKGVQATQLSQLRKLTPETAQLLEQVWYDDEYTPEDIQDYLELTEDDKAYNEGKVVVRTLRERQRNRNLVEDAKAQFKALHGSLYCQGCGFSFEDTYGVEYIEAHHLEQMASFEGERQTAIHDLVMLCSNCHRMVHTRTPPLTLTELQDLVKRRAGTGQQFKGE, from the coding sequence ATGACGGACAGCACAGGCTACTGGGCTGCATCGCACTACACATTCTATTGGAAGTTAACGCCCAGCCAGCGACAAGCCCTGACAGAACGACAGCCGCTGCTCTACGTGGCGGGTAACCAGCTTGAACGCGTCCAACCGGGTGACGTTTTGTGGATGGTGAATGTTTATCTGGGCAATCTCTACCTGGTGGGTAAGCTGCTGGTGGAGTTCGTAGTCGATAACACTGAATTGGCGATGGAACTTGTCGACCCGGAAACAGACGAGTGGTATGACGCAGATTGGTATGCCATCGCCAATCGTTACAACACGGAGCCGATGCGTGAAGTTGATATTACGCCGCTGGCAGGTGGCCTTCGCTTCGAAAGCGACGCGTATCAGCTTGATCTTGAAAAGGGCGTGCAGGCTACCCAGCTTTCGCAGCTGCGCAAACTAACTCCGGAAACAGCACAGCTTCTTGAGCAAGTCTGGTACGACGATGAGTACACGCCGGAAGATATCCAGGATTACCTGGAACTGACGGAAGATGATAAGGCATATAACGAAGGTAAGGTCGTGGTGCGGACGCTGCGCGAACGCCAGCGTAATCGCAACCTTGTGGAAGATGCCAAGGCACAGTTTAAAGCCCTGCATGGGAGCTTATACTGTCAGGGATGTGGCTTTAGCTTTGAGGACACCTATGGTGTGGAATACATCGAAGCGCACCATCTGGAACAAATGGCTAGCTTTGAAGGTGAGCGCCAGACGGCCATTCATGATCTGGTGATGCTGTGCTCCAACTGTCACCGTATGGTGCATACACGTACGCCGCCGCTGACGTTGACGGAATTACAAGATTTAGTGAAAAGAAGGGCCGGTACTGGTCAGCAATTTAAAGGGGAATAG
- the trpD gene encoding anthranilate phosphoribosyltransferase, protein MDIQRAIEVISRFGHLQEDEAEDVMQQIMSGDATEAQIGAYLMALRMKGETPEEITGSARAMREKASMVPTNVEGDLLDTCGTGGDKSGTFNISTTVAFVAAGAGVPVAKHGNRAATSKAGSADVLAASGVNLDLTPEQVGQCVDEVGIGFLFAVKLHPAMKYAIGPRRQMGIRTIFNILGPLTNPAGAKRQLMGVFAADLTDLLAHVLKSLGTTSAIVVNGYGGLDELTISGPNRVSQLSENGTIETYELDPMEYGFEGASISELKGGEPEDNAAILRAILDCTDKGPKRDVVLLNAGAALWAAGKVSDLKEGITLARETIDTGAALNKLDSLIEYSQSFAQ, encoded by the coding sequence ATGGATATACAACGCGCGATAGAGGTGATTAGCCGCTTCGGTCATTTGCAGGAAGACGAAGCCGAAGACGTGATGCAGCAGATTATGAGCGGTGATGCCACCGAAGCGCAAATCGGGGCTTATCTAATGGCGCTGCGTATGAAAGGCGAAACGCCAGAAGAGATCACAGGTAGCGCACGTGCTATGCGGGAAAAAGCTAGCATGGTTCCTACGAATGTTGAGGGTGACCTGCTGGATACGTGCGGTACGGGCGGTGATAAATCCGGTACCTTCAATATTAGTACGACCGTTGCTTTTGTTGCAGCAGGGGCGGGCGTGCCTGTTGCGAAGCATGGCAACCGCGCAGCGACAAGTAAGGCGGGCAGTGCAGATGTGTTGGCTGCATCAGGCGTGAACCTTGATTTGACACCTGAACAGGTCGGCCAATGTGTTGATGAAGTTGGTATTGGCTTCTTATTCGCTGTGAAGTTGCACCCGGCTATGAAGTATGCCATCGGCCCCCGCCGCCAAATGGGGATTCGTACTATTTTCAACATCCTTGGCCCGTTGACCAATCCGGCAGGGGCCAAACGCCAGTTGATGGGTGTTTTTGCCGCAGATTTAACGGACTTATTAGCCCATGTGTTGAAGTCGCTCGGTACGACGAGCGCTATTGTGGTCAATGGTTATGGGGGCCTGGATGAATTGACGATCAGTGGGCCGAACCGCGTGAGCCAGCTATCGGAAAACGGCACTATAGAGACATATGAACTGGACCCCATGGAATACGGTTTTGAAGGGGCGAGCATTAGCGAACTGAAGGGTGGCGAGCCTGAAGACAACGCCGCCATCCTGCGCGCGATCCTGGATTGTACCGATAAAGGGCCTAAGCGAGATGTGGTTTTGCTCAATGCAGGGGCGGCTTTATGGGCTGCTGGCAAAGTCAGCGATCTTAAAGAAGGCATTACGCTTGCGCGTGAGACAATCGACACAGGGGCAGCATTGAATAAACTGGATAGCTTGATTGAATATAGCCAGAGCTTTGCCCAATGA